Within the Rhodoferax koreense genome, the region CAGGGTCGCGTGCGCCGGCGTAGACCTTTGGGGCACCGCGGGCGAGCATCTCGCGCGCGAAGGCCAGGCCGACACCGCGGTTGACCCGTGACGAGGGCAATAGCGTTTGCAATCTTGATGGGAGTTCCAAAAAGCTGGGGTGGAGAACTAGGCTCATTTGATCTTGATAACGACCTTGCCCTTTGCGCGACCTGCTTCGACATAGGCCAGGGCCTCGTTGGTCGACTCGAACGGGAAGACCCGATCCATCACGGGGCGGATGACGCCAGCATCGAAGAGACGGGTGATCTCGCGCAGCTGGCTCCCGTTCGGCTTCATGAAGAGGAACGAGAAGCCAACGCCACGGCTCTTTGCCCTCCGCCTGATTCCCGAGCTCAGTAGCCGCATGACCAGCTTCACGAAGCCGGGTGCCCCGATGTCCTTGCCGAATTCGGGATCGGGCGGTCCGGAGATGGAGATGAGCTTTCCGCCGCGCTTGAGCACGCGAAGGGATTTTTCGAGCGTCTTGTTGTCCTGGCTGTTCAGGACCACGTCGTAGTCCCGCAAGAGATCCTCGAAGTCCTGCGTCTTGTAGTCGATGACGACGTCTGCGCCCAGACTCTTCACGAGCGCGACATTGGTCGTGCTCGTCGTCGTGGCCACGGTGGCGCCCAGATGCTTGGCCAGCTGAATGGCAAAGGTGCCCACGCCGCCGGAGCCAGCCTGGATGAAGACCTTCTGCCCCTTCTTCAGGCGCGCCTTCTCGATCAGTGCCTGCCAAGCCGTCAAAGCCACCAGAGGAATGGAGGCGGCTTCTTCCATCGTGAGGCCCTTGGGCTTGAGCGCCAGCGAGGCTTCCTTGACGGGGACGAATTCGGCGAACGTACCGATGCGGAAGTCGTCCGCCCGCGCATAGACCTCATCACCCAGCTTAAACTGGCGCACGCGTGGGCCGACTTTGACCACCACCCCCGCCACATCGTGACCGAGGATCAGAGGCAGACGGTAGGGCAGTATGAGCTTGAACTCTCCGTCCCTGATTTTGGAGTCCAGCAGGTTTACGCCAGCGGCGTGGACCTGCACCAGGACTTCGTCGTCGCGCAGTTCCGGTGTCGGCACGTCTGCCAAGGGCCAT harbors:
- a CDS encoding NADP-dependent oxidoreductase produces the protein MQAFVLGRYGKKLAWPLADVPTPELRDDEVLVQVHAAGVNLLDSKIRDGEFKLILPYRLPLILGHDVAGVVVKVGPRVRQFKLGDEVYARADDFRIGTFAEFVPVKEASLALKPKGLTMEEAASIPLVALTAWQALIEKARLKKGQKVFIQAGSGGVGTFAIQLAKHLGATVATTTSTTNVALVKSLGADVVIDYKTQDFEDLLRDYDVVLNSQDNKTLEKSLRVLKRGGKLISISGPPDPEFGKDIGAPGFVKLVMRLLSSGIRRRAKSRGVGFSFLFMKPNGSQLREITRLFDAGVIRPVMDRVFPFESTNEALAYVEAGRAKGKVVIKIK